ACTTTACCTGCTTCTCCGTGTAGCATAAATACTTCCAGACATTTGTGTTCGTCCATATGATTGTGGAGTTGAGTCGTAATCGTTTCCTGGTAGTCGTGCTGTATATCGTCGATTTCTCCTGAATCTTCGTCCTTATGAGTTACAATTACTACAGCATCTACTATTCCCTCAAGATCTGATATTTCTTTTCTGTCTCTGAGTAATGCTCTGACAGCTGTTCTCATAACTTCACTTCTACCTGAGAAACCTTGTTCGTCCATAAAGTCGTCAATATCTTCAAGCAGTGTATCGTTCAGTGATACGCTTACAACACTCATATTGTTACATT
This portion of the Nanohaloarchaea archaeon SW_7_43_1 genome encodes:
- a CDS encoding nickel-responsive regulator 1, whose amino-acid sequence is MSVVSVSLNDTLLEDIDDFMDEQGFSGRSEVMRTAVRALLRDRKEISDLEGIVDAVVIVTHKDEDSGEIDDIQHDYQETITTQLHNHMDEHKCLEVFMLHGEAGKVKQLYNKLQASSKVEQAKIIVP